Proteins encoded within one genomic window of Ovis aries strain OAR_USU_Benz2616 breed Rambouillet chromosome 1, ARS-UI_Ramb_v3.0, whole genome shotgun sequence:
- the MCOLN2 gene encoding mucolipin-2 isoform X4: MAHLDSEVKEERLREDLRFYFMNPCEKFRARQQIPWKMGLQILKIVMVTTQLVRFGLSNQLVVAFKEENTAAFKHLFLKGYSGSDEDDYSCSVYTQEDTYDSIFFAINQFHRLRNLSLGTLGYGESEDNRIALKVCKQHYKKGTMFPSNETLNIDSDIEIDCIHLDLEALSKDPQDWKNSSFFRLEFYRLLQVDISFQLKGIDLQTIHSRELPDCYVFQNMIIFDNKAHSGKIKIYFNIDAKIEECKDLKISGSIQKNTQYVLVFDAFVIVICLASLILCTRSIVLALRLRKRFLKFFLEKYKRHVCNADQREFINQWYILVIISDLLTISGSVLKMEIKAKNLTNYNLCSILLGTSTLFVWVGVIRYLGYFQAYNVLILTMQASLPKVLRFCACAGMIYLGYTFCGWIVLGPYHNKFENLNTVAECLFSLVNGDDMYATFAHIQQKSHLVWLFSRLYLYSFISLFIYMILSLFIAIITDSYDTIKKYQQNGFPATDLQEFLKECSSKEKCQEESPAFLSSICCLRRNRSDDHLILIN, translated from the exons cTTGTTCGTTTTGGTTTAAGTAACCAGCTGGTCGTTgctttcaaagaagaaaacactgCTGCTTTTAAGCACCTGTTTTTGAAAGGATATTCTGGTTCAGATGAAGATGATTACAGTTGCAGTGTGTATACCCAAGAGGACACATATGACAGCATCTTTTTTGCTATTAATCAG tttcatCGGCTAAGGAACTTGTCTCTGGGAACCCTTGGTTATGGAGAAAGTGAAGACAACAGGATTGCTTTAAAAGTCTGTAAGCAGCATTACAAGAAAGGGACCATGTTTCCTTCTAATGAGACACTGAATATTGACAGCGACATTGAAATAG ACTGCATTCACCTAGACCTCGAGGCACTCTCCAAGGACCCTCAGGACTGGAAGAATTCATCATTCTTCAGGCTGGAATTTTATcg CCTCTTGCAAGTTGACATCTCCTTTCAACTCAAAGGCATTGACCTGCAGACGATTCATTCCCGAGAGCTTCCAGACTGTTACGTCTTTCAGAACATG ATAATCTTTGACAATAAAGCTCACAGTGGCAAAATCAAAATCTATTTTAACATTGATGCCAAAATCGAGGAATGTAAAGACTTGAAAATCTCTGGATCTA TTCAGAAAAACACTCAGTATGTCCTGGTGTTTGATGCATTTGTCATTGTGATTTGCTTGGCATCTCTTATCCTGTGCACAAGATCCATTGTTCTTGCGCTGAGGTTACGAAAG agATTCCTAAAGTTCTTCCTGGAGAAGTACAAGCGACACGTGTGTAATGCCGACCAGAGGGAATTTATCAACCAATGGTATATCCTGGTGATTATCAGCGACCTCCTGACAATAAGTGGATCCgtgttaaaaatggaaattaaagccAAG AATCTCACAAACTACAATCTGTGCAGCATTTTGCTTGGAACGTCTACACTCTTTGTCTGGGTTGGCGTCATCCGATACTTGGGTTACTTCCAAGCATATAAT gTGCTCATTTTAACAATGCAAGCCTCATTGCCAAAAGTTCTTCGCTTCTGCGCATGTGCTGGTATGATCTATTTGGGTTACACCTTCTGCGGCTGGATTGTCTTAGGACCGTATCACAACAAG TTTGAAAATCTGAACACGGTTGCTGAGTGTCTGTTTTCTCTGGTCAACGGTGATGACATGTATGCGACCTTTGCTCACATCCAGCAGAAGAGCCACTTGGTGTGGCTGTTCAGTCGCCTGTATTTATATTCCTTCATCAGCCTTTTCATATACATGATTCTCAGCCTTTTCATTGCAATTATTACAGACTCTTATGACACCATTAAG aaataccaaCAGAATGGGTTCCCTGCCACGGATCTTCAGGAATTCCTGAAGGAGTGTAGTAGCAAAGAGAAGTGTCAGGAAGAGTCACCAGCCTTCCTGTCCAGCAtctgctgtctgaggag GAATAGAAGTGATGACCATTTGATACTTATTAACTGA
- the MCOLN2 gene encoding mucolipin-2 isoform X3: MAHLDSEVKEERLREDLRFYFMNPCEKFRARQQIPWKMGLQILKIVMVTTQLVRFGLSNQLVVAFKEENTAAFKHLFLKGYSGSDEDDYSCSVYTQEDTYDSIFFAINQFHRLRNLSLGTLGYGESEDNRIALKVCKQHYKKGTMFPSNETLNIDSDIEIDCIHLDLEALSKDPQDWKNSSFFRLEFYRLLQVDISFQLKGIDLQTIHSRELPDCYVFQNMIIFDNKAHSGKIKIYFNIDAKIEECKDLKISGSIQKNTQYVLVFDAFVIVICLASLILCTRSIVLALRLRKRFLKFFLEKYKRHVCNADQREFINQWYILVIISDLLTISGSVLKMEIKAKNLTNYNLCSILLGTSTLFVWVGVIRYLGYFQAYNVLILTMQASLPKVLRFCACAGMIYLGYTFCGWIVLGPYHNKFENLNTVAECLFSLVNGDDMYATFAHIQQKSHLVWLFSRLYLYSFISLFIYMILSLFIAIITDSYDTIKKYQQNGFPATDLQEFLKECSSKEKCQEESPAFLSSICCLRRSVLFRVRSPCSQDGMLCCLNKESSQGKRCTQKSADWRKQCSPPFFPPTALGFRNLLFLIKQGTKVHDMVGISWEC; encoded by the exons cTTGTTCGTTTTGGTTTAAGTAACCAGCTGGTCGTTgctttcaaagaagaaaacactgCTGCTTTTAAGCACCTGTTTTTGAAAGGATATTCTGGTTCAGATGAAGATGATTACAGTTGCAGTGTGTATACCCAAGAGGACACATATGACAGCATCTTTTTTGCTATTAATCAG tttcatCGGCTAAGGAACTTGTCTCTGGGAACCCTTGGTTATGGAGAAAGTGAAGACAACAGGATTGCTTTAAAAGTCTGTAAGCAGCATTACAAGAAAGGGACCATGTTTCCTTCTAATGAGACACTGAATATTGACAGCGACATTGAAATAG ACTGCATTCACCTAGACCTCGAGGCACTCTCCAAGGACCCTCAGGACTGGAAGAATTCATCATTCTTCAGGCTGGAATTTTATcg CCTCTTGCAAGTTGACATCTCCTTTCAACTCAAAGGCATTGACCTGCAGACGATTCATTCCCGAGAGCTTCCAGACTGTTACGTCTTTCAGAACATG ATAATCTTTGACAATAAAGCTCACAGTGGCAAAATCAAAATCTATTTTAACATTGATGCCAAAATCGAGGAATGTAAAGACTTGAAAATCTCTGGATCTA TTCAGAAAAACACTCAGTATGTCCTGGTGTTTGATGCATTTGTCATTGTGATTTGCTTGGCATCTCTTATCCTGTGCACAAGATCCATTGTTCTTGCGCTGAGGTTACGAAAG agATTCCTAAAGTTCTTCCTGGAGAAGTACAAGCGACACGTGTGTAATGCCGACCAGAGGGAATTTATCAACCAATGGTATATCCTGGTGATTATCAGCGACCTCCTGACAATAAGTGGATCCgtgttaaaaatggaaattaaagccAAG AATCTCACAAACTACAATCTGTGCAGCATTTTGCTTGGAACGTCTACACTCTTTGTCTGGGTTGGCGTCATCCGATACTTGGGTTACTTCCAAGCATATAAT gTGCTCATTTTAACAATGCAAGCCTCATTGCCAAAAGTTCTTCGCTTCTGCGCATGTGCTGGTATGATCTATTTGGGTTACACCTTCTGCGGCTGGATTGTCTTAGGACCGTATCACAACAAG TTTGAAAATCTGAACACGGTTGCTGAGTGTCTGTTTTCTCTGGTCAACGGTGATGACATGTATGCGACCTTTGCTCACATCCAGCAGAAGAGCCACTTGGTGTGGCTGTTCAGTCGCCTGTATTTATATTCCTTCATCAGCCTTTTCATATACATGATTCTCAGCCTTTTCATTGCAATTATTACAGACTCTTATGACACCATTAAG aaataccaaCAGAATGGGTTCCCTGCCACGGATCTTCAGGAATTCCTGAAGGAGTGTAGTAGCAAAGAGAAGTGTCAGGAAGAGTCACCAGCCTTCCTGTCCAGCAtctgctgtctgaggaggtcagTATTGTTTCGAGTCAGGTCTCCATGCTCCCAGGATGGGATGCTCTGTTGCCTTAACAAAGAGTCCTCCCAGGGCAAACGCTGCACTCAGAAATCAGCTGATTGGAGGAAACAATGCAgccctcctttctttcctcccactGCACTTGGCTTTAGAAATCTATTGTTTCTTATAAAACAAGGTACAAAGGTACATGACATGGTTGGAATCTCTTGGGAATGTTAA